The Natrinema versiforme genome segment CGAGCGGGAGCTGAAACGGACGCACGAACTATTAGAACACGCAGAACGCATCGCGGACGTCGGTGGTTGGGCAATCGATACGGCCACGAGAGAGCTGGAGGTGTTCTGGACCGATCACCTCTTCGAGATGTTAGACGTGCCGCGCGACAAGGAACCGTCGCTGGAGGAAGCCCTCGAGATTTACCACGAAGACGACCGACTAATCCTTGAAAATGCCATTGAAGAGGCACTCAACTCCGGTGAGCCATTTGACGTAGAGATCAAGTTCAGTACGTCAAGCGGCGAAATGCACTGGCTCCGCATCAAAGGTGCCCCCGACGTCGTGGATGGGGAGGTCGTATCACTCCGCGGAGCAGTTCAGGACGTCACAGAGCGGAAAGAGCGCGAGCGGAAACTGCAGCGGGTTCGAGAGCGGATGGAATTCGCCCTCAACGCGACCGATGCGGTCGTCTGGGATTGGAATGCTGATGCTGACGAGGCCTCATTTTATCCCTCGGCAGAGTCGCTCTACGGAACCACTGTCGAAACTTGGGAGGAGTTCCTTGATGTCATTCATCCTGAGGATAGACAGCAGGTCCAGCAAGCGATCGAGAACGCTCTCGAAATGGACGAATCGAAGAGCGAGGAAGTTCGTATCGTTCGAGACGGAGAGGTGCGGTGGATCGAAGCCCCGGGCCACCCTGTCGAAGATGATGACGGGACGACGCGGATGGTTGGGGTAGCGCGTGATATAACCGAACGGAAGACATTCGAACAGAAGCTCAAGGAGTCGAACGAGCGCCTCCAGCAGTTCGCGTACGCTGCCTCGCACGACCTGCAGGAGCCGTTACGCATGGTGTCGAGCTACCTCCAACTCATCGAAGATCGCTACGGCGACGTGCTCGATTCTGATGGCGAGGAGTTCATCGAATTCGCCGTCGATGGGGCCGACCGGATGCGCGACATGATCGACGGACTGCTCGACTATTCGCGCGTCGAAACGGAGGGCGACCCGTTGGAACCCGTGGATTTGAACGCTGTCGTCGAGGGCGTGCTTGCTGATCTCCAGTTCGAGATCGAAGACCACGACGCCGAGATAACGGTCGAGAAACTCCCGTCGGTTCGGGGTGACGCCAGCCAACTCCGACAGGTACTCCAGAATTTGCTGGAGAATGCCATCGAATACAGCGGTGACGAACCCCCGCGTGTCCATGTTTCGGCGACACAGACTGGCGACGAATGGGTCCTGTCAGTCAGCGATGAAGGGATCGGCATCGATCCTGACGACCAGGATCGGATCTTCGAGATCTTCCAGCGACTTCACACGCAGGATGAACGTGACGGTACGGGGATTGGACTCGCGCTATGCAAGCGAATCGTCGAGCGTCACGACGGCGACATCCGGGTCGATTCGGAGCCCGGTGAGGGAGCCACGTTCTCGGTATCGCTCCCAGCTCCAGAGGATACCTAACTTGTCCGTCGACGCACTGTTCGTTGATCCATTCGCCGTGATGAACACGATTGGGCTCGTCGCGTTCGCGCTGGTTGGTGCGACCAAGGCGATACGCGAGGAGTTCGACATGTTCGGAGTCACTGTGGTTGGCCTCGCTACGGCATTCGCTGGCGGGATGGCCCGTGACATCCTCGTCAATCGGGTTCCGCTTGCACTCAACTCACCCATCGAGATCGGTCTCGGCCTGTTCGGTGTTGGACTGGCCATAGGGGTGAGTGCTGCACTCAAGTCAGCCGACACTCATCTAGTGACTTTGCTCTCGGATGCGATCGGGCTCGCCGCGTTTACCACGACAGGTGCCATCGTCGCAACGCAGGCTGACATCCCGGCCTTCGGCGTTGTCGCAATCGCGACGATCAACGCGGCCGGGGGTGGTGCTGTCGCGGATATCCTGTTGGATCGCTCGCCGTTTATTCTGCTCGATGACTTCTACGCCAGTTGCGCGGTCCTGGGTGGCAGCACATACTGGATTGTCGCCACTGCCGGCGGCTCGAATGGAACCGCTGCAGCGGTGTGTGCAGCAGTAGTCGTTGGAACACGAATTGCTGCCCTTATCTACGGCTGGTCGATCCCAACAGCACAAGTACTGGGGTTAACACGCGAATAGCACCATTCGTGATTCGTGAACCCAGTATAACTCCGGCAGCGTCTCCCCTATAGAATCAATCGAATGCGGTACCCATCTCCAGAGGGAGATTGGTTCGTCGATAGGGTCCTGACGGCGGAGCACCATTATTGCCGA includes the following:
- a CDS encoding PAS domain S-box protein, giving the protein MGSPGPASDITIDEIRGFFSRTGQPSTPFFTEEVADALECPRQTARRHLEELAERDEIRTKGGTDSTRVWWNPEQRRSGGQQADEEQFRAFVSAVEDYAIFMLDPEGTVASWNEGAERIKGYSEDEIIGKHFSTFYTDDDVADGAPERNLEVAAAEGRVEDEGWRVRKDGSNFWANVTITAIRDDDGTLQGFTKVTRDMTERREYEQQLKEQAERLERQRDDLEAELDDIFERIDDAFYALDEDLKFEYVNERTEEYLGRSAGELLGRKPWEALDVDRSDSIFERFETALATQEPTSFERYSEPLEMWAMVRVYPSESGFSVYFRDVTDRKERERELKRTHELLEHAERIADVGGWAIDTATRELEVFWTDHLFEMLDVPRDKEPSLEEALEIYHEDDRLILENAIEEALNSGEPFDVEIKFSTSSGEMHWLRIKGAPDVVDGEVVSLRGAVQDVTERKERERKLQRVRERMEFALNATDAVVWDWNADADEASFYPSAESLYGTTVETWEEFLDVIHPEDRQQVQQAIENALEMDESKSEEVRIVRDGEVRWIEAPGHPVEDDDGTTRMVGVARDITERKTFEQKLKESNERLQQFAYAASHDLQEPLRMVSSYLQLIEDRYGDVLDSDGEEFIEFAVDGADRMRDMIDGLLDYSRVETEGDPLEPVDLNAVVEGVLADLQFEIEDHDAEITVEKLPSVRGDASQLRQVLQNLLENAIEYSGDEPPRVHVSATQTGDEWVLSVSDEGIGIDPDDQDRIFEIFQRLHTQDERDGTGIGLALCKRIVERHDGDIRVDSEPGEGATFSVSLPAPEDT
- a CDS encoding trimeric intracellular cation channel family protein translates to MNTIGLVAFALVGATKAIREEFDMFGVTVVGLATAFAGGMARDILVNRVPLALNSPIEIGLGLFGVGLAIGVSAALKSADTHLVTLLSDAIGLAAFTTTGAIVATQADIPAFGVVAIATINAAGGGAVADILLDRSPFILLDDFYASCAVLGGSTYWIVATAGGSNGTAAAVCAAVVVGTRIAALIYGWSIPTAQVLGLTRE